The following proteins are encoded in a genomic region of Ammospiza caudacuta isolate bAmmCau1 chromosome 3, bAmmCau1.pri, whole genome shotgun sequence:
- the USP45 gene encoding ubiquitin carboxyl-terminal hydrolase 45 isoform X3, with protein MKKLEEKSKISTVKEPFIDLSLPIIEERVAKPVPLGRTGKSKSVQETDLGQYNCSSISSLNNQPKIVKKHTLTKDKNQLNHERRLARKASSKEEERSPVILQEKAKKLELEGGSGVLFSKEPCAEAAVNGSQTEGSEKEASRSESSFDADSEASESESASKQTALSPPSSVPGGHGNPLNPKTPHKPSDSTEEMISSSISKLSFCEPVNEDKKSSCGDPALGLSNNSMFSVGKSSLSQNPQNAFQTLSQSYITSSKECSVQSCLYQFTSVELLMGNNKLLCESCTERKQKYQKKTNSTEKKMEGVYTNARKQLLISSVPAILILHLKRFHQAGLSLRKVNRHVDFPLILDLAPFCAASCKNVMDGARVLYSLYGIVEHSGSMRGGHYAAYVKVRTSSKKLLEHISATKSVLGLKEAMGASGGQWVYVSDAHVQMVPESRVLNAQAYLLFYERLLL; from the exons ATGAAGAAACTAGAAGAAAAGTCAAAG ATTTCAACAGTAAAAGAACCTTTCATTGATCTTTCACTTCCTATAATAGAGGAGAGG GTTGCAAAACCTGTGCCCTTGGGAAGAACAGGTAAAAGTAAAAGTGTACAGGAGACAGATCTTGGTCAGTATAATTGTTCTTCTATCAGTTCTCTGAATAATCAACCCAAAATTGTCAAGAAACACACTTTAACAAAAGATAAG AATCAATTGAACCATGAGAGACGGCTTGCCAGAAAAGCTTCCtcaaaggaagaagaaagaagccCTGTTATCCTGCAGGAAAAAGCCAaaaagctggagctggagggtGGCTCTGGTGTCCTGTTCTCCAAGGAGCCCTGTGCAGAGGCGGCTGTCAATGGGAGCCAGACGGAGGGCAGTGAGAAGGAAGCCAGCCGCTCCGAGAGCAGCTTTGATGCCGACAGTGAGGCCTCAGAAAGTGAAAGTGCTTCCAAGCAAACAgctctgagcccccccagcagcGTGCCTGGTGGGCATGGGAACCCCTTGAACCCTAAAACGCCGCACAAGCCGAGCGACAGCACCGAAGAGATGATTTCCAGTTCCATATCCAAGCTTAGCTTCTGTGAGCCTGtaaatgaagacaaaaaatCAAGTTGTGGAGATCCAGCATTGGGTTTATCAAATAATTCCATGTTCTCAGTAGGCAAATCCTcactttcccaaaaccctcaaaatgCTTTCCAGACACTTTCCCAAAGCTACATAACCAGCTCAAAGGAATGTTCTGTTCAGTCCTGCCTTTACCAGTTCACCTCTGTAGAGCTCTTGATGGGGAACAACAAGCTTTTATGTGAGAGCTgcacagaaaggaaacagaagtATCAGAAGAAAACCAACTCCACAG aaaagaagATGGAAGGTGTCTACACAAATGCTCGGAAACAGCTGCTGATTTCTTCAGTTCCTGCTATTCTTATTCTCCACCTGAAAAGATTCCACCAG gcTGGTTTGAGTCTACGGAAAGTAAACAGGCACGTGGATTTCCCATTGATTTTAGACTTAGCACCATTTTGTGCTGCATCTTGCAAG AACGTTATGGATGGTGCAAGAGTGCTGTACAGTCTGTATGGAATAGTGGAGCACAGTGGCTCAATGAGAGGGGGTCATTATGCTGCATATGTGAAAGTCAGGACATCCTCCAAGAAACTGCTGGAGCACATTTCTGCCACTAAATCTGTTCTGG GTTTGAAAGAAGCCATGGGAGCCTCAGGAGGACAGTGGGTGTATGTTAGTGATGCCCATGTTCAGATGGTTCCAGAATCAAGAGTACTAAATGCACAAGCATATCTACTTTTTTATGAAAGATTATTACTATAA